The Microlunatus soli genome contains the following window.
GTCGTCGAGCCGGACCCGGAGCGCCATCGGGCCCTTGCCCGGGCGTAACGGCTTCTCGCCCAGCTCGTCGCGCCAGCGCAGCCAGCCGGCGCGGGCCAGGTGGAACACCAGGTGCACGCCCTGAGCATCGATGTCGAGGAACTTCCCGTGCCGGGAGACCTTCTCGACCTCCAGGCCGTGCAGCGCGGTCAGCGGTGGATCGTAGGTCTTGAGAGCACTGAACGCCGCCAACTCGACACGCGCGATCGCGTGCTCGCGCAGCCGTTCATCGAGGAATCGCACCAGCGACTCGACCTCGGGCATCTCGGGCATAGCAGCCATTATGGTCCGCGCCACCCACAGCCCGGCCCGATCACGGCACTCTCCCCCGCGATTCCGCCCCGGATCGCCCCAGATCGCCCCGGTCAGATCGCAACACGTGTTACCGAATCGCCGTCGAACACCCCCACCTCTGGGGGGCGATATGCCCCCACATGTCGCGATCTGACCGAGCAGCGTCGGCCCCGATCGGTGCTGTCGTACAGGTCGGTACTGGTCGGTGCAGGTCGCCGCCACCCGGCGAAATCTCAGCGCCTGCGCTGAAATCGCCCTCAGCCGTCGGCGGACCGGGGCGAAATGGCCGTGCGTGTTACCACGCCCCTTGGGCGGCGACTCCGTGGGCGATGTGGCGCCCACTGTTGCTATCTGGCCGGATGGACGACGCGGGGTACGGGCCGCGACGGCGTCGGCCCGGGCGAGGGTTACTCCGCTGAGGGCCAGTGCGGCAGCGGCAGTGTGAGGGCGGCGGACAGGCGGCGCAGGTAATCGGTGCGGTCGACCTCGATCACGCCGAGCGTGGCCAGGTGCGGGGTCTGCCACTGCACATCCAGCAGCCGGGGTTCGCCGTCGGCGCGCAGGATGTCGACCAACCCGACCAGCGCTGCCTTGGAGGCGTCCCGGCCGATCGTCGGGTGATGGAACATCGATTCGCCGGCGAACAGTCCGGCGATGTTGACCCCGTACAGGCCTCCTGCCAGCCTGCCGTCCTCGGTCCAGGCCTCGACCGAGTGCACCACGCCGGCCTCGTGCAGTACGCCGTAGACCTCGGCGATCCGGCGATCGATCCAGCCACCCGGGCGGGACCTGTCGGCACAACCACGGAGCACGTCGTCGAAGGCCGTGTCGACGGTGATCCGGTAGCGCTTGATCATCTTCCGCAGTGAACGGGACACCTTCAGCCCGTCCAGCGGCAGGATGCCCCGGTCCAAGGGCGAGTACCACCCCATCAGCTGCCGTCCGCGGAATCCGTGGTGTGGCATCGGGAACACGCCGCTGCGGTAGGCCTGCACCGCCAACTCGGGGCCGAACTCCTCGGTCATCCCGATCAGGTCACTCTCCGGCCACCGCCGCGGCGGGCCGAACACCGATCCCTCGTCCGCCAAACCAGCCATGATGGACGAGTCTGGCACGAACCGGACAGACTCCCGCGCGGGCGTCGGACGACCGGATCCGGGTTATCCCTGAGGTTTCCAGCGTCGACCTGCACCGGAGGTCGGTCGACCCGTCACGGAACGTACTCTGGATCGCGCGGCGGATGATTTGTCCGCAGCACCCGTGCCGGCTCGCCGGCGTGGTCGTCGACAGTTCGGAGGATCGATGCCGTCAGCAAAGGATGTCGGGCGGGCGGTGGCGCGCCGACTGCAGCCGGTGACAACGACCGGGCCGCAGGCCGCCGGCACCATGCTGCGCAGGATCGTCGAGGTCGCCATCGACGGCACCGGCCGCTTCCCCAGCGCTCGTACGACGGCTGCTCGCCACCTCGAAAAGCACGGCGGCTCCGTCGATGCCGCCATCGAGTCGCTGATCGACAGCCACGTCAGGATCGGTACGGCGCAGGGTTTCGTCACCAACCTCGGTGGGATCGTCGTCGCCGCCGTCACCATCCCGGCCAACCTGGCCGGCGTCGCCGTCGTCCAGGTCCGGATGATCGCCGCGATCGCCCATCTGCGCGGCTACGACATCGACGACCGGCGGGTCCGTACGGCGCTGGTGCTGTGCCTGCTGGGTGGCGAGCAGATCGGCCGCCGGGTCGCCAGCGGGCGGCTCCCGACGACGCCGCTGGCCATCGCCACCGCACCCGTCTTCGACCCCAATCTGGACGCCCGCGTATCCGAGGCCGTGGTCGGCGATCTGCTGGCCCGGGTCGGCGGCAAACACCTGCCGCTGTTGATCACCCGCCGGATCCCGCTGCTCGGCGGCGGTGTCGGGGCCGTCGTCGACGGTCTGGCGACCTATCAGATCGGCCAGTTCGCCAAGGGCGAGTTGGTCCGCCGCCGCGCCCTGTCCAACTGAGTCTGCCCGCCCTCGACCGGCTGGACAGCCGGACCGGCTGGGATCGGCTGCGGGACCGGTCAGGAATCGAGAAGCACCCGACGTCGCCGGGTCCTAGCGTTGTCGCCGACGGCCCGAACCTCTGTCGGGTCACTGGACACGAAGGGGTTGACCGAGATGACGACCGACACCAAGAGTGGCTTCTCCGCCGACGAACGGGCCGCAATGAAGGCTCGCGCAGCCGAGCTGCGTTCCTCGGGTAAGAAGGGTGCCAAGGCGGCCGACGGGCTGCAGGCCCTGTTGGACAAGATCGCGGAGATGACTCCGCAGGACCGGGCGCTGGCCGAGCGCGTCCACCTGGCCATCACCGCCGCCGGACCGGACCTGCTGCCGAAGACCTGGTACGGGATGCCCGCCTACACCGATGCCGACGGCAAACTGATCGTCGCCTTCAAGAACGCCGGCAAATTCGGCTCCCGCTACGCCACGCTCGAATTCCAGGACTCCGCCCGCCTCGACGACGGCGACATCTGGCCGGTCTCGTTCGCCATCCCGGCCTGGACCCCGGCGGTGCAGAAGAAGATCACCTCGCTGATCAAGGCCGCGCTCTCCTGACCACTCGCCGGGCCGACCGCCCTCGCATTGCCGCACCGGCTCCGTACCTTCGCACCAGGTGTACAGGGTGCGGGGACACGCAACCGGTGCGGAAGGGTCAGCCGGCGATCCGGCGGAAGATCGGCAACGGGGCGAAGCGCATCACCGGGGCCAGGAACGCCCATGGCCGGGTCGGTACGTAGACCCGGGCTCGTTCGGACTCGATCGCGTCGTAGAGCGCCGTGGCGCCGGTCGGCAGGTCCACCGACCACTTCTTGTTCGGATCGTCCTCGTTGATGGCGGTGTCGATGTAGCCGGGGAAGATCGTGCTGACCGTGATCGGCCGGTTCCACAGGCTGGACCGCACCGATTCACCGAGGGTGGCGATCGCGGCCTTGCTGGTGGAGTACGCCGCCATCCTGCCGCCGAGGCCGCGCAGCGCCGCCATCGAGGAGATGATCACCAGGTGGCCGGCCTGGGCGGTCCAGAACTGCTGGACCGCCGCCTCGACGGTGTTCAACGTCCCGATCACGTTGGTCTGCAGCACCCGGCGGTTGTCCGCCGCCTGCCCGGTCCCCACCTGGGCACCGAGCCCGATCCCGGCATTGGCGACCACCCGGTCGAGGCCGCCGAGATCCTCCGCCGCGCGGCCCATCACCCGCTGCACCTCGGCGTCATCGGTGACGTCGAGGCGGTAGGTCTCGAAGCTGCCGGCGGGATGGTCACGTCGGAGTTCCTGCTGCAGCGCGTCCAACTCGGGTTGCCGTCGGGCACAGAGCGCGAGATCGCGACCGTCGGCGGCCCAGCGGCGAGCGAGCTCGGCACCGAGTCCGGATGACGCGCCGGTGATCAGGATCCGCTGACGACGCGGCGGGGTACGGCGGACGGACGCCCGGGGCGGTGGGTTACGGGAGAGGAGCGGCACGGGACCAACCTACGGCGTCGGTCTGTTGCGATCAGCAACCTCACAGGATCGGAACTTGCGCCGAAACCCGGACAGTCTTACTTTAGGCAAGCCTAACCAATTCTGGCTCACCGGACACGGGGGATCGACCGACCACCATGATTGCCAACTTCCTCATCGGCCTGCGCGAAGGCCTGGAGGCCGCACTGGTGGTCAGCATCCTGATCGCCTACCTGGTCAAGAGTGATCGGCGGCACCTGCTGCCGCGGATCTGGACCGGTGTCGGCATCGCCGTGCTGATCTCGCTCGGCTTCGGCGCCGCCCTGACCTTCGGACCCAAGGGCCTGACCTTCGAGGCCCAGGAGGCGATCGGCGGCTCACTGTCGATCATCGCGGTCGGCTTCGTCACCTGGATGATCTTCTGGATGGCCGGTGCCGCCCGGTCACTCTCCGGCCAACTCCGTGGCCAGATCGACCGGGCCGCCGACGGCGCCCGCTGGTCGCTGGCCGTGGTCGCCCTGCTGGCGGTCGGCCGGGAAGGGCTGGAGACCGCGCTCTTCCTCTGGGCGGCCACCCAAGCGGGATCAACCGGCGGCGGTTCGCTCGGTCCGTTGCTCGGCGCGGCCGCCGGAATCGGCGTCGCCGTCGTACTGGCCTACTTCATGTACCGCGGCGCACTCAAGATCAACTTGTCCCGGTTCTTCACGATCACCGGCGCCTTCCTGATCATCGTCGCAGCCGGGGTGCTGGCCTACGGCGTCCACGATCTCCAGGAAGCCCGCATCCTGCCCGGCTTGCAGACGCTGGCCTTCGACGTTTCGGTGGCCGTCCCGCCGACCTCCTGGTACGGCACCCTGTTGAAGGGCGTGTTCAACTTCTCACCGGCCACCACCACACTCC
Protein-coding sequences here:
- the aat gene encoding leucyl/phenylalanyl-tRNA--protein transferase, which gives rise to MAGLADEGSVFGPPRRWPESDLIGMTEEFGPELAVQAYRSGVFPMPHHGFRGRQLMGWYSPLDRGILPLDGLKVSRSLRKMIKRYRITVDTAFDDVLRGCADRSRPGGWIDRRIAEVYGVLHEAGVVHSVEAWTEDGRLAGGLYGVNIAGLFAGESMFHHPTIGRDASKAALVGLVDILRADGEPRLLDVQWQTPHLATLGVIEVDRTDYLRRLSAALTLPLPHWPSAE
- a CDS encoding EcsC family protein, translated to MPSAKDVGRAVARRLQPVTTTGPQAAGTMLRRIVEVAIDGTGRFPSARTTAARHLEKHGGSVDAAIESLIDSHVRIGTAQGFVTNLGGIVVAAVTIPANLAGVAVVQVRMIAAIAHLRGYDIDDRRVRTALVLCLLGGEQIGRRVASGRLPTTPLAIATAPVFDPNLDARVSEAVVGDLLARVGGKHLPLLITRRIPLLGGGVGAVVDGLATYQIGQFAKGELVRRRALSN
- a CDS encoding iron chaperone, whose protein sequence is MTTDTKSGFSADERAAMKARAAELRSSGKKGAKAADGLQALLDKIAEMTPQDRALAERVHLAITAAGPDLLPKTWYGMPAYTDADGKLIVAFKNAGKFGSRYATLEFQDSARLDDGDIWPVSFAIPAWTPAVQKKITSLIKAALS
- a CDS encoding SDR family oxidoreductase — translated: MPLLSRNPPPRASVRRTPPRRQRILITGASSGLGAELARRWAADGRDLALCARRQPELDALQQELRRDHPAGSFETYRLDVTDDAEVQRVMGRAAEDLGGLDRVVANAGIGLGAQVGTGQAADNRRVLQTNVIGTLNTVEAAVQQFWTAQAGHLVIISSMAALRGLGGRMAAYSTSKAAIATLGESVRSSLWNRPITVSTIFPGYIDTAINEDDPNKKWSVDLPTGATALYDAIESERARVYVPTRPWAFLAPVMRFAPLPIFRRIAG
- the efeU gene encoding iron uptake transporter permease EfeU; this encodes MIANFLIGLREGLEAALVVSILIAYLVKSDRRHLLPRIWTGVGIAVLISLGFGAALTFGPKGLTFEAQEAIGGSLSIIAVGFVTWMIFWMAGAARSLSGQLRGQIDRAADGARWSLAVVALLAVGREGLETALFLWAATQAGSTGGGSLGPLLGAAAGIGVAVVLAYFMYRGALKINLSRFFTITGAFLIIVAAGVLAYGVHDLQEARILPGLQTLAFDVSVAVPPTSWYGTLLKGVFNFSPATTTLQLIVWLAYVVPVMTIFVLRARSTHRPRPTAVAPTTSNSGTIS